The Acipenser ruthenus chromosome 25, fAciRut3.2 maternal haplotype, whole genome shotgun sequence genome has a window encoding:
- the LOC117412903 gene encoding synapse-associated protein 1-like, giving the protein MFKSLSFSNWLSGPGDIETLGPEGETKPTAGHPGNEEDTKTEKLTNQTKRIGSYLFGVAALASKKVSESVLETAQTIRKSVDQHPINGIIDKTILGDFKREQESFVKEQQQRKAETAVPLWVGYSDEESMKQQILSLSLDRRNFLRDPPAGVHFQFDFSQAAPVAMVTLQEDAMLSRMRFELVPRHVKEEVFWRNYFYRVSLVRQSAQLSSLASQHTERQRDTERGSGDHTPSTDATAAQTPAISVRNTRQIRPLVSLDDVSVSPPSGEFISDSFNTSLSPLNQEDLLRDRQQLGMGQREKDPAVEQEQDEIPEWERELQRELHEFEVVEPGERGAASEAWEREIEELLLEDF; this is encoded by the exons ATGTTTAAATCTCTGTCTTTTAGCAACTGGCTTAGTGGCCCGGGGGATATAGAAACCCTGGGGCCCGAAGGAGAGACTAAACCGACCGCGGGACACCCGGGGAACGAGGAAGACACCAAAACTGAAAAACTGACGAACCAAACCAAAAGAATCGGAA GTTACCTGTTCGGTGTTGCTGCGCTGGCTTCTAAGAAAGTGTCGGAATCAGTGCTGGAGACGGCCCAGACCATCCGCAAATCCGTAGACCAGCATCCCATTAATGGAATCATAGACAAG ACAATACTGGGGGATTTCAAGAGGgaacaggagagctttgtaaagGAACAGCAGCAGAGAAAAGCAG AGACTGCAGTTCCACTCTGGGTTGGCTATAGTGATGAGGAGTCAATGAAACAGCAGATCCTGTCCTTATCATTG GACCGGCGGAATTTCCTGCGCGACCCCCCCGCGGGGGTTCACTTCCAGTTTGATTTCAGCCAGGCTGCTCCGGTCGCCATGGTGACTCTGCAGGAAGATGCAATGCTGAGCCGCATGCGTTTCGAGCTTGTGCCCAGACA TGTGAAGGAGGAGGTCTTCTGGAGGAACTATTTCTACCGTGTGTCTCTGGTCAGGCAGTCTGCTCAGTTGTCCTCACTGGCCTCccagcacacagagagacagagggacacagagagaggctCAGGAGACCACACACCCAGCACAG ATGCAACAGCAGCCCAGACTCCAGCTATCTCTGTGAGAAACACAAGGCAGATCCGTCCG CTGGTCAGTCTGGATGATGTGTCGGTCAGCCCCCCCAGCGGAGAGTTCATCAGCGACTCCTTCAACACGTCCCTGTCCCCCCTCAACCAGGAGGACCTGCTCAGAGACAGGCAGCAGCTGGGCATGGGCCAGAGAGAAAAGGACCCCGCTGTGGAGCAAGAGCAGG ATGAGATCCCGGAGTGGGAGAGGGAGCTGCAGAGGGAGCTGCACGAGTTTGAGGTGGTGGAGCCGGGAGAGAGGGGGGCTGCCAGCGAGGCCTGGGAGAGAGAGATTGAGGAGCTGCTGCTGGAGGACTTCTAG
- the LOC117414105 gene encoding ras-related protein Rab-39B-like, whose product MDILWQYQFRIILLGDSTVGKSSLLKRFTDGVYSDVADPTVGVDFYARSLEIEPGVKIKLQLWDTAGQERFRSITTSYYRNSVGGLLVFDLTSRKAFEHVREWHREVAEHVKPHHMVFILIGHKSDLARERQVPREEAEKLAATLGVRYVETSAKNNSNVDRAFEMLTRDIYQLMKAGDIVTRDGWDGVKSGLNAKILYPPEPEAQESKCQC is encoded by the exons ATGGATATTTTGTGGCAGTACCAGTTCCGGATAATATTGCTAGGGGACTCGACGGTGGGCAAATCTTCTCTGCTGAAGCGCTTTACAGACGGCGTGTACAGTGATGTTGCTGATCCTACTGTCGGAGTGGATTTTTATGCCCGGTCATTGGAGATCGAACCGGGGGTGAAAATTAAGCTGCAGCTTTGGGATACGGCTGGGCAAGAACGATTCAG GTCCATTACCACCTCTTATTACCGAAACTCTGTGGGCGGGCTCCTGGTCTTTGACCTGACCAGTCGGAAAGCGTTTGAACATGTGCGGGAGTGGCACAGGGAGGTGGCAGAGCACGTCAAGCCGCACCACATGGTCTTCATCCTGATCGGGCACAAGAGCGACCTGGCCAGGGAGCGGCAGGTCCCACGGGAGGAGGCGGAGAAGCTGGCAGCCACGCTGGGGGTGCGCTACGTGGAGACGTCCGCCAAGAACAACAGCAACGTAGACCGAGCCTTTGAGATGCTCACCCGAGACATCTACCAGCTCATGAAGGCCGGAGACATCGTCACCCGTGACGGCTGGGACGGGGTCAAGAGCGGCCTCAACGCCAAAATCCTGTACCCACCCGAGCCGGAGGCACAGGAGAGCAAGTGTCAATGCTAA